A region of the Stutzerimonas stutzeri genome:
GGTGGAGTGGTAGTGATGGTAGTCGTAAACCGTCCCGCGCCAGGCCGACGGCCACAGATGGCTGTCGAAAAGCCGTTCGAAGGCTTCGGCCAGATTCGGGCCGGCCAACGGCAACTGGCGATAGATCAGCACCGGATGCGGACTGTTGGGCGTACGTCCGTCACTGACTAGGCGCAGCTGTTCGGGTTGTGGTGCGGAACTGGGCATGGGGGCTCCTCTGGCATCAATGACATCCGGCGACAAGCCGTAGCTGATTCGACTCGATGCCCGCAGGCTTTGCTCCCATTGAAACGACAAAGCCGCCCGGAGGCGGCTTTGCTGGTGCGGCTCGACGCTCGATCAGAGGCCGGACATGTGCTCGATGGCAGCCTTCAGCTCATCATCGGAGCAATCGCCACAGGTGCCCTTCGGCGGCATGGCGTTGATGCCGTTGATGGCATGCGTGAGCAGACCATCGAGGCCACCCGCTGCATCTGCACGGGCGGACCAGGTGGCAGTGTCACCGGTCTTCGGCGCATTCAGCAGACCCGAACCGTGGCAGGCAGTGCAGAACTTGCCGTACACGTCGGAACCGCTGCGAGCGGCACCACCAGCAGCAGCGGCAGCGCCGGCACCAGCAGCGGCACACTCTTCACCTTGAATACATACGCTACCCACCGGCTTGAGGCGCTCGGCGATTGCATCGTCGGTCGCAGCCTGAGCGCTCATTGCCCACAGGGCCACTACGGCAGTCTGTGCTACCAGGATCTTCTTAATCAGGTTCACCTTACACCCTCATTGTGGCTAGACACGCCCGCGGCCACGGTAACGCGAGCGGCGGTCAGTATAACGGCAAGCCTTGCTGGCCGAAACAATACGAAAGGCCCTGCCAACTCCAGCGACGCTTTGTCGCACCGCGACGCTCGGAGAATCGAGGCCGGTCGCGGCTAAAAGTTCGCTGGCGTCGTAGCACTGATCAGTCTGGCCGGGGTGTCGAAGGGGTTGCGAAAACGATGCGGCTTACTGCTTTCGAAGTAGTAGCTGTCTCCGCTTTCCAGCACGTAGACCTGACCGTTTACGGTGAGCTCAAGACGACCCTCGACGAGCATTCCGGCTTCCTCCCCCTGATGCGAGAGCATGTCGGTACCAGTATCGGAACCGGGCGGATAGGTCTCAGCCAGAAAGGCGATGGCGCGCCCCGGGTGGGCTTTTCCCACCAGCTTCATGCTGACCGCACCGTCGGATATATCGATCAGCTCGCTACCCTTGTAAACCACCTGGGTATCGCCATCCTGTTCGAAATCGGGGGAAAAGAACTCCACCAGAGACATGGGGATGCCACTGAGCACCTTCTTCAGCGAACTGATCGAGGGGCTGACGCTGTTCTTTTCGATCATGGAAATGGTGCTGTTGGTTACGCCGGCACGCTTGGCGAGTTCACGCTGGGACAGACCCTTGAGCTTGCGGATGGTTTGCAGTCGAACGCCAACGTCCAATACGGGAGCCCCCTTTCAAGAGCAGTGCGAAAGGGGGCTATCATGGCAATGGCGTTCAGAATTTACAACACTACCTCCGGACGGCTCGTCGCTCGGGGCGTGTGGCTCGGCGAAGCCTCAGAGTACCGGGCCTGCAAGATCCGGCATTGCAGCAATCACAGTGATCTCGACCCGTACATCCGGCGAATACATCAGCGCCTGAACCGTGGTCCGCGCCGGCGCAGTTCCCGGGGTCAGCCAGGCATCCCAAATCTCGTTCATGCCGGCGTAGTCGGTGGAGATGTCCTTCAGATGAATGGTCGCCGAGAGCAGCCGAGCCTTACTACTGCCGGCTTCTTCCAGTAGGCGTTCGATGCTCGACAAGGTTTCGCGGGTCTGAGCGCGGATGTCACCAGCCAGGTCATCGGCCAGTTGCCCGGACAGATACACTGCGCCGTTGTGGATCACCGCTTCGCTGTAGCGGGTTTCAGTGTGCAGACGCCGGATGGGCATGTTTACGGATCTCCTTGTGCTTGCCGTAACGGAAGATATCCAGCCCCTCGGTACTGATCTGCGGACGCTTGGAAGCCAGCAGGTCAGCGAGCACACGGCCGGAGCCGCACGCCATGGTCCAACCCAGCGTGCCGTGGCCGGTATTGAGGAACAGGTTGCGATAGGGTGTCGCACCGATGATCGGCGTGCCATCTGGCGTGGCCGGTCGCAGGCCGGTCCAGAATACCGCTTCGGCCGGATCACCGCCCTGCGGATAGAGATCGCCCACCACCATTTCCAGGGTTTCCCGCCGACGCGGGTTGAGCGACAGGTCGTGCCCGGCGATCTCCGCCATGCCACCGACCCGGATGCGCTGGTCGAAACGGGTGATGGCAACCTTGTAGGTTTCATCGAGCACGGTCGATTGCGGCGCCATCGCCGAATCGCTGATCGGCACGGTCAGCGAATAGCCCTTGAGCGGGTACACCGGCGCACGAATGCCGAGCGGCTTGAGCATCTGCGGGCTGTAGCTGCCGAGCGCCAGCACGTAGCGATCGGCCGTCTCCAGCTTGCCGTCGATCCAAACCCCGGCGACTCGATCGCCGGCGTAGTCGATGCGTTGAATATTCTGTTCGAAGCGGAACTCGACTCCGAGCGCCACGGCCATTTCTGCCAGCCGCGAAGTAAACATTTGGCAGTCGCCGGTCTGGTCATTGGGCAGGCGTAGCGCCCCGCTGAGCTTGTGCGAAACCTGCGCCAAAGCTGGCTCCACCCGCCCGATGCCTGCGCGATCGAGCAATTCGTAGGGCACTCCGGACCGCTCCAGCACGGCGATGTCCTTGGCAGCCGCATCGAGCTGCGCCTGAGTGCGGAACAACTGCGTCGTCCCCAGCTCACGGCCTTCATAGGCGATGCCGGTTTCGGCGCGTAGCTCGTCGAGGCAGTCGCGACTGTACTCGGACAGGCGCACCATGCGCTCCTTGTTCACCGCGTAGCGGGCCGCGGTGCAGTTGCGCAGCATCTGCGCCATCCACAGATACTGGTCGACGTCACCGGTAAGCTTGATCGCCAGTGGCGCGTGACGCTGCAGTAGCCACTTCATCGCCTTGAGCGGCACGCCAGGCGCCGCCCATGGCGAGGCATAGCCAGGCGAGACTTGGCCGGCGTTGGCGAAGCTGGTCTCCATCGCCACTGCTGGCTGCCGATCGACTACCACCACTTCGAAACCGGCTCGCGCCAGATAGTAGGCGCTGGCGGTACCCACCACCCCGCTACCCAATACCAGTACACGCATTGCAGCCTCCCGCCCGCTCGTACGGACTTTTCCGAATCACTATTGAAACGGAGTATAAAAAGGCTCCGGCAGTGTTATTCACCATATAAAAAGCTATCTTTGGCCTTTATTCACGCCAGAGCAGCTTTATTTGGAGGGTATATCCCTTGAGAACTCGGCATCAGACGCGCCGCGAACTG
Encoded here:
- a CDS encoding c-type cytochrome, translated to MNLIKKILVAQTAVVALWAMSAQAATDDAIAERLKPVGSVCIQGEECAAAGAGAAAAAGGAARSGSDVYGKFCTACHGSGLLNAPKTGDTATWSARADAAGGLDGLLTHAINGINAMPPKGTCGDCSDDELKAAIEHMSGL
- a CDS encoding cupin domain-containing protein gives rise to the protein MDVGVRLQTIRKLKGLSQRELAKRAGVTNSTISMIEKNSVSPSISSLKKVLSGIPMSLVEFFSPDFEQDGDTQVVYKGSELIDISDGAVSMKLVGKAHPGRAIAFLAETYPPGSDTGTDMLSHQGEEAGMLVEGRLELTVNGQVYVLESGDSYYFESSKPHRFRNPFDTPARLISATTPANF
- a CDS encoding RidA family protein — encoded protein: MPIRRLHTETRYSEAVIHNGAVYLSGQLADDLAGDIRAQTRETLSSIERLLEEAGSSKARLLSATIHLKDISTDYAGMNEIWDAWLTPGTAPARTTVQALMYSPDVRVEITVIAAMPDLAGPVL
- the dadA gene encoding D-amino acid dehydrogenase: MRVLVLGSGVVGTASAYYLARAGFEVVVVDRQPAVAMETSFANAGQVSPGYASPWAAPGVPLKAMKWLLQRHAPLAIKLTGDVDQYLWMAQMLRNCTAARYAVNKERMVRLSEYSRDCLDELRAETGIAYEGRELGTTQLFRTQAQLDAAAKDIAVLERSGVPYELLDRAGIGRVEPALAQVSHKLSGALRLPNDQTGDCQMFTSRLAEMAVALGVEFRFEQNIQRIDYAGDRVAGVWIDGKLETADRYVLALGSYSPQMLKPLGIRAPVYPLKGYSLTVPISDSAMAPQSTVLDETYKVAITRFDQRIRVGGMAEIAGHDLSLNPRRRETLEMVVGDLYPQGGDPAEAVFWTGLRPATPDGTPIIGATPYRNLFLNTGHGTLGWTMACGSGRVLADLLASKRPQISTEGLDIFRYGKHKEIRKHAHPASAH